From the Elaeis guineensis isolate ETL-2024a chromosome 16, EG11, whole genome shotgun sequence genome, the window TTTAGAGCTTGTTTTTGGAGACAGTTCTTCACCATGTGTGGCCCTCCACACAGAAAACACCCCAACTTTGGGGTCCTTACTATTTTCTGATCTTTCATGTTGAAGTCTCTCTTCTTCTCATTGATCACAGCCTTACCCTTGGATAGCTTGTGATTCTTAAAGATATTCGGAGTGGGCTTCCTCCTCTGGTGGTCAGAGAGGAGGTAATCCGTTAGACGCTCGGCTACGGCCTGGGCAGATGCCAAGTCTGCGACACCCCTCCTCTGTAACTCCTGCTGGGCCCATGATTTCAAGCCCTCCAAAAAGTGAAACAACTTATCTTTTTCAGACATGTCTCGAATATCCAACATCAATGCCGAGAACTGCTTGACATACTCTCAAACAGTTTCAGTTTGTTTGAGATGCCTTAAGTTTCGTCGGGCAATGAATTCCACATTCTCTGATAAAAACTGTGCCTTAATCTCCCTCTTCAAGTCCTCCCAGCTGGCAATGGTACACCGTCCGGCTTGGATATCTTCATACCAAGTCCGCCACCATAATTTGGCATCCCCGATTAAGTACATTGTAGCCAAGATAATTTTGGTATCTCGAACAGAATATCAATATCTTTTGTGATCAAGCCTTTTCTTGCATGTCCATCTAATGGAACATAAGAGCACCAGAAATGAAGCTTGATGCGAGGCATGGAATCAAGAATCATCATCTTGAGCGAATCCATGAACAGCCACTGTTTTAGTAGTTGTTCTCATTGTATTTTCCATCTCTCTATTGCTCGAACCAGAATACCAATTCAGTAACTAAGAATATTGGAGTTAAGAATGTGGGGTGGCGGCCGTTTGTCTTGGTAGTACTTTTCATTGTATTTTTCAGATCTCCCTTCGCATTTTAATTCAGTATATGCTGTAGCCTACAGATTACTGTCAtacttaaactttttttttttttattgaatagttacactattataatttttaaaatattagtattAGGATGGTAGAAGCCCTGCCAAAGCAGGGGGAAGGGCGTGATCCGATCTATATTGTTTGCATCAATACCAGAGACTTTATCAACTCGGCAAGTGGATACCAtttatcataataaaataatGACAATTATATACGATTAGAGATTGAAGTATTGAACTACAGAATAACATTTTctttaaagaaaatattttacaaGTAACTTGGTTAGTCATATATCTCCTTGTAATTTTgtgtttttatatataaataactaattgttCAGCTCCATATACCACAAATTCTAAACATTGTTGTGTTACTGACATAGTGTCACGGACTTCGTCTCTTGGACGAGCAAATCCGTGCGGCGCCCCGATGTCACCTGCACAAAGGAGCCAGCCAAAATGCACCCAGCAAGATGCACAGAAAAATACAAGAAAAAGGCACGGCAACACGCTCAGATATGGCACTGTAAGAACAGTATTTTTATTAATGAAATCAAAGGAATACAAGCCTATACAACCGCTACTCAGACTACAATTAGGGGCTCAGGAGGCAGGGGAGGCAACAATGGACACCGCAAGAATCCGCAAGAAAATCGATCCACTGGATTGTTCTCGCCCACCCTTCCAATACTATACAAGCAGGGCATCCACCTAAATCCCATCCGGGGGTTTCAAATGATCGATCAGCATTGCGTTTTCATGGCTCGCCTTCGGAAGCCCCGACATGATGAAAACACCCCAAAACccatccaaaataaaaaaaatggtatGGCGGCAGTTATTCATGCCATCTAGTTACAAGATATATACAAGATTGTGTCAGAGGTCATTGCCAAATAAAAATGCTAGAAAAAAGGTCCTAATAATAGGGCTACAAAGAGCACAAGAACAAttctaccaaaaaataaaaaatagagcaCAAGAACAAACCCCAAGAGTGAGTCAGAGAGAGAGAACTTGTATTGAATTGCTGTCGAATCAGAATACGGAGGGATGCTTGGGTTCAATGCCTTAGCTATAAGACAAAGATGATGGAATCCTAAAAGTTCTTTAAACTTTCCACtaagatctttaaaaatttttaaacttttcacaTTTATCTGCATACTTACTATGATTATTTCGTCAATTTAGACAACTCCATCATGGATTGATTTATAGATTCTTATAGAGAATCTCAAAAATTCTTCAaactattttatatttataacaaACTTTTCATATTTACTTAGTCAATTTGGGCAGCTTCATCGTGGATGGATTtactaaattttgataaaattttaaagatggaTTTATGAGATTTATATATATACAGAattgattttataaatatatcgaaTATGCATACATAATGTGTTTATTTAGTCACTATACATAATAAAATTAGACCATTCTAATCATTTTTCTTCATAGCAGCACAGCCCAGAGGTTCTTAGGCTATATGTCTCTCTACATAtttttcttgcttttcttctcATATCATCAAAAATATATTTGCTCTCTATCCCACCATATAGCCTTACCCATGTCATACAATGAAATCCCTGCCTCTTCTCCATACTATTTACATCCATCTAATAATCCAGGTATAACATTAGTGTCTAATTTTCTTGACGGTAATAACTACTCTATTTGGAAAAGAGTCACGaagaaatatgaaatttttattctcatttttctctcccaTGCTTTGTTTTGCTCCCAGCCATCTCCTTTAACAATGAACGCACTAGTTATTCACAGACAGTTAAAGATGCATGTTGGCGAGTAGCTATGGCATCTAAACTAGAAGTATTAGAAAAGAATAATATTGGTCTTTAGTGTCTTTTTCTTTGGATAAAgtttccattgggtgtaaataggtttataaaatcaaatacaaatctgATAGCACTATTGAGCGATATAAAGCTTGCCTTGTTGCTAAGAGCTACATACAAACCGAAGGTAATTCATTATCACGAAACATATGCATCAATTGCCAAAGTAGTTATAATACGTTGCCTTCTTATTGTTACATCAATTTGTGGCTAGTCCTTGTACCAACCTGATCTCAACAatgtatttttttatgataatttatatAAAGATGTGTATATGCATTTATCGCCATAGCATAATAGGGGAGCATCGTGTTTATAAACCACACAAGTCTATCTACAGCCTAAAATAAGCCTCACGGAACTGGTTTGAGAAGTTTACAATCTATAATTCAAGTAGAAGGTTACAAGCAGTCAAATACAGACTATTCACTTTGTACACTTAATACTGATTTAGGTTTTATAACAGTCcttatatatattgatgatattatcatGATTGATAGTAATCCTCAACAAGTTATCACACTCAAATAATTCTTAAACACTCATTTTTCACATCAAGGATTTCGGCTcctaaaatattttcttcatattGAAGTGGTATGctctttcaaaaatatttttttcaatcaacGCAAATATATCCTGGCCATTCTTTTGAGACCGGATTGTTAGGTGCCAAACCATATGATTTTTCCATTTAACAAAAAGTTGAGACTTACTGATGATGGTGCTATACTAAAGGATCCTTCTTCGTATAGATAGTTAGTTGGTCGCTTAATTTATTTGTCAATCATCAGGCTAAAAATTATGTATTCGATTCACATTCTGAGTCAATTTATGCAAAATCCAAAGAAACCACACTATGATGCTGCCATCCATATATTGTGCTATTTAAAATCTTTTCATGGTAAAGGATTACTTCTCCCATCCTCTAGTGATCTCACTTTGTGTGTTTATGCTAATTCGTACTGGGCTACTTATCCTATGACTCAGCGATCTATCATAAACTATTTCATCCTTTTAAGTTCTTTTCTTATTTCAtggaagataaaaaaatattccatgtCTCCCGCTCTTCTATTGAGACTGAATATAGATCTATAGCAACTGTCACATACAAATTATTATGACTTAAGTCCCTATTATCTAATCTAGATGTTGCACATATCCAACTTATGAAGCTCTATTGTGATAATTACGCTGCACTTTATCACATTGTTGCTAATTCAGTATTTTACAAATGATCCATTTTTGGTCAATTTTGGATCATGATTACTTGGTCAATTTTGGCAACTCTATCATGGATTAATTTATGGGATCTAATGAGGATTACAAGATTCTTCAAACTTTCCATATTTATAATCATATTTTCCACATTTACTTAGTCAATTTGGGCAGCTTTATCATGGATGGATTTATGGGATTAATAGAATCCTAAATATTGATTTATAAGATTTGTACATATGCTGAATTGACTTTATAGACATGATGATTTGTatacatgatgtatatatttGTTGTGCTCAATAAAATTAGGCCATTCTAATCATCTTTTCTTCAAAAGAAGAGGTGCATCCATCCAGTGTTATTTTGATTTTAGTTGTTTGGTAGCTGGAACAAGGGTTTTACTATTCTTGACCATGGTTCATTGGGTTCATCCAATCATCGTCTTCCCCAAATCTCCTCATGCCCATCTTGGGACAAAACCCTGAACCCTAATCTAGTTCACTTCCCTTGCCGCCTCAACCCACTACCACCTTCCATCCTTCCCCACAACAACCCTACAAAATGGAAAAagaacattttttttttgttctaaaaAAGAAACAACAAAGAAGAGTTAGGAGGTGACAACTTATCTCCATTGATGCTCTTAGGTGTTTCTACCTCTATCTCTTCAACCAAGACTTGTCACTACTCAAAAATTATTAAAGACCCATTCTATAGGATTGGATCAAAAATTCTACAAGATTTGTAGATTGGATCGTATATTTAAACATGGCTCTATAAACCCACCATTTAGCCTAAATTCTATAGAAGAAGAAAGATCTCTGTGGGTCTTTTTATCCTTAATTTCTATAGTCCAAAGGCTAGGACTGGGGCAAACCTTTAAAAGATGTGAGCTAAATGAGCTAACAAGTGTAATCCTGGCATGattttcaatttgattttgtAGGAATATCCAAACAGGCCCAAAAAGATGAGGAAAGTAGACTAGGGTGAGGAAAAAAAGATGAGGAAAGTAGACTAGGGTGAGGAAGTGATGGCAGTAACTAAGGTTGAGCGATCAATAGATTCGACGTTtggagtttttttcttttttcttttggccCATTATTTAAGGATAAGAATCTTGAACAGGTAGAAGGTTTCTTTTTTCTAGGTTAAGATGTTGGACCAATTGGTTGGCCTTCAATACCCAAACTTGGGATAGGGAAGCCTTCATCCATTTCATTGGTCTGGAGAGCCGAGCTAGGGCCACATGCTAGGGGATGGTGACTCACCTATGCTATACTGCTTATCATATTTAGACAACTAAAAATAGAAGGATCTTTGATAATGCTCAGGATAGCCCCACTAGGATTGTGATGGGAGCCATGGTCGATGCAACTGATTTCATGAGGACAAGGAGTTCAAAGGGGGTCCTTGATAGATAGAAAAAATTGGATCTCACTACCACGACTGTTGCATCTCAGGTGATTCATATTTTATGGGAACTCCCATCTCCTAGCTTCTTCAAGATCAACTTCAATGATAGCATCAAAGATAGAGAGCGACGTGGTGGAGTTGAAGTTGTTATCTGTGATGCGAGGTGGCTCCTTATTATAGTTGGTGGCTCCTCACTCTTTGATATATCAGTGCCCTATACTGAGTTGAGGGCTGCATGAGACGATCTGGTATATGACCGAGTGATTATGGAAGAGGACTCCAAGACAATGATCTGTTGGCTGTCTTCTAGGTCCAGCTGATGCTCAAAGATTTATCATACATTGCTCTTGCAGCCCATAGGGAGAGGAACAATGCGGATGATCAGATGCCATTCATTGTTATTAAGCATATTGTTGCTACTGTTTGGACTTGTTGAGATGTGGCTCCACATCTAGTCCGCATTTTGATTATATCGGATGCTTAaagatgaatttatatcaagtctTCTTAATGTAGCTgatgcatataaaaaaataaaaatgaaagaaaggtgTGGGACAGGGGAGACCGCTGAACTGTGACGCAGATCGCTTACAGGTTGAACCATTGTTAAATAGCAATCCGAGCATGTTTTCTTCAACTTGACCCAATATAATCAGCGGGTGACGAGTTAAATGGGTCGAGAATTCAAAAGCATTGCATAATACTGCatcataaaaatcttttttttgtacaaaaaagAAAGAGGTTGAGTGTTTGGTCGAGTGGGCAATCTGCCTGAAGGAAAGCGTGCGTCTCATGatgtttcatattttttaatttaatattttaaaatacatacatcACTCAAATTCATATTTAAAATTGACATCGTACCGTCTATGATGATGGCTGACACACACATCAAGAAAAACTTTATCTGACAACATTTGATTTACGTAAGTCTAATTATTAAAACCCAACCAGACATTAACCTGGCCAAGGTGCTGGATTGATCAACGatcagatcaaattattttttaaaattaaataattacaaaaatatgtagattttattgataatttttatttttaataatttttctcaCAGTAATACATCAACAAATAGAGATTTGGTAAATTGAACTGAAAATAGAGTATCAAGCATAATAGCAAAAATTGAGTATAAATGTTACATAGGTAAAAATGACAGTACAAAACATAATCCAATACATTTCATGAGCTAGCCGTTTTAATCAATTATCCAAGACACATGTCACgtacccgaaaaaaaaaaaacatagcaATTATATTTgactggaaaaaaaaaatgaaaacataaCATTACTACTAGAAGATAAGAAGCCACAAACCACAGAGAGGGCCAAAAATGAGGAAATGCTCCATTAATTCTCAAATGCCAAGCTGCCGCTGTATCTCCCACAAGGTATGCGCAGAGCTCCTGAGACGGTTAGACTCCTCATCTGTGAGCTGGACGTTGGCGACGCTGAGCACGCCGCCACGGCCGAGGCGGGCTGGGAGGCTGAGGAAGACCTCGTGGTCGTCGGGGATGCCGTAGAAGCCCTTGGCGAGGAGGGAGACGGGGTGGATGCGGTGCTGGTCGCGTAGGAGGGACCGAGCGAGGCTGGCAACAGAGTAGCCGATAGCCCAGGAGGTGTAGCCCTTAAGCCGGATCACCTCGTAGGCGCTTCCCACCACTGCCTTCCGGATGCTTTCCAGCACTTCCGCCTCGTAGGCGATTTGGTGCTTCTCCAGAGAGCTAAGTACTGGGACGCCACCCACGCTAATGCTCGACCACAGTGCCACTGAGCTATCCCCATGCTCTCCCACCATGTAggcctgtatatatatatatatatatatatatatatatatatatatatatatatatataaaagatgaaaaaataattattgactaataaatttcatcaaaaaaaagaaaaaaaatcaataatggaGAGAATTAACAACTCCCACTGTGCTTGGTTtacaatcaaaatcagaatgagTCAAAATGACTAAATCCTCTGAAGCATTTAATtcagaatcaaaatcagaattgaaataaaaagagtagagattaaattttaaataaattacatCATTCCCATTCTATCATGAAATTGAAATCAGAATAGGACTCTCTTCAACCAAATTCTCATTCCAAACATCAATTCCCTCCAACCAAGCGCCCGGTAATAATAAATCATgagtttttctaatttgtttctaCCCTAGCTAGTCACCAAAATATTCCTAAAAAAACCCATTTGGAGCTTCCCCATCTCCTTAACCAAATTGCTGAATGATTATCACATCCATTTCGGAGAATACTTGTCCACATGTTTATAAGATAGGAGACAACTGATGGCTTATTAATTATCTCATCTACATGATATCAGCACTTAGGTCCCTTGGATCTGTCTCTTTCTTTTGTTTCCGTACCATTGTTATATCCCTATACTCAAATGGTCACATGCATCCAATGCAAAACTAATCTAAAAtggaaaatattaaattatttttatggtACTCGTGAGAGCCAGAACGTATGATGATCTAATAAAGTATCAAATAGATTTTTTGGAAAATAATTAAAACTAAATAAATTGATCCACTAATAGAAAATGGAATAAAGTGGATTTTTCATGCAATATTCCCAAAAAACCTAAATCTTGCATCAttcattttataaaaatcaaGACCAAAGTCTTTTACAGAATTCatgattaaatcataaaattcatttttaaaaaaaaaaaacttgctatCAGTGACCATTAATATGATTATTGGAGTGACTTGGAGAATCATTGGTTCAAACAGAaaatcgttaataattttttaaaaaaatgaataatCTAGAGAATATTATTAAGATGGCCTCAAGGTTCAAGCATGACCCCAGCTAATTATTCAAAGTCAGTTTCCACATGCTAGACTTTGGGGTCAATTTTTAGGCATGACAATGGATATATACTATAATTATAATTGACCAACCAAAAAAAATTACCCAAAGTTAGATGATGCTTTCATATTTATCCATCTACTAAACATGCAAACAAAGGCTAAAAATACATTAATTCACAAGCTCATGATCTGGTTAGGCACATACCATACATACAATTACTCTTAATTCTTTTTTCATTCTAACAACAAAAGGTCCACTGAACTGAGAACATGGGCCAGATACACTATCAAAACCTAGTatcaaaattagaaaaattataaagatcccCAACAGCTCACAGACCAAGTAAGCTACATCAACTAGATAATGAtagatctataaaataaaataataataaaaaaaaccaTAAACTAAACCACTAATTTTAGATAtctaattgaaaagaaaaaaaaggtgcttTTTATGTtctttagttaattaattttaCCTGCACATCCTGGGCGTTGACCTCGAGGTGATCGGCGAGAAGAAAGCGGAACCGGGAGGAGTCCAGATTGGTTCCCGATCCGATGACCCGGTTGGGCGGGAACCCGGAGAGTTTCCAGGCGATGTAGGTCAAGACGTCGACCGGGTTGGACACGACAAGAAGGAGCGCGTCCGGCGAGTACCGGGCGAGCGGCGGCACGATCTCCCGGAAAAGGGCGAGGTTTCTCTGCACGAGATCGAGGCGGGACTCGCCGGCGATCTGGCGGGCGCCGGCGGTGATGATGCAGAGGTCAGAGGCGGCGGTGACGGCGTAGTCCGGGGAGGCGCAGATCTTGGTGCGGGGGAGGAAGGCGGCGGCGTGCTGGAGGTCGAGCATCTCGCCGCGGAGCTTGTCGGGCTTGGCGTCGACG encodes:
- the LOC105059508 gene encoding L-lactate dehydrogenase A, giving the protein MKKVSSLSELGLGDDVSRAFFRPLQQAAPPSPTKRQIKISVIGTGNVGMAIAQTILTQDLADELALVDAKPDKLRGEMLDLQHAAAFLPRTKICASPDYAVTAASDLCIITAGARQIAGESRLDLVQRNLALFREIVPPLARYSPDALLLVVSNPVDVLTYIAWKLSGFPPNRVIGSGTNLDSSRFRFLLADHLEVNAQDVQAYMVGEHGDSSVALWSSISVGGVPVLSSLEKHQIAYEAEVLESIRKAVVGSAYEVIRLKGYTSWAIGYSVASLARSLLRDQHRIHPVSLLAKGFYGIPDDHEVFLSLPARLGRGGVLSVANVQLTDEESNRLRSSAHTLWEIQRQLGI